From the genome of Streptomyces sp. S4.7:
CATTTGGCGACGCCGACACAGCGCCGTACGGCCGCCGAGAAGTCTCCGCCCACGACACCGTCCGCCTCGCCGTCGTGCGGATAGGCGAAGGCGACGTCGACGCGGCTGCGCGGCAGGACCTCGAAGCGCAGGTTCTCGTCGAGCCGGGCGGGCCGGGCGATCGAACCGGGGTTCAGGCCGCCCGCCGGATCCCACACGTCCTTGAACTTCCCGAAGAGACCGGTCAGTTCGTCCCCGTACATCTTCGGCAGCAGCTCCGAACGCGCCAGCCCGTCGCCGTGTTCCCCGGAGAGCGAGCCGCCGTGCGCGACGACCAGCCCGGCGACGTCCTCGGAGAAGCGCCGGAAGCGGCGCACACCGTCGGTGCTCAACAGGTCGAAGTCGATGCGGACATGGATGCAGCCGTCGCCGAAGTGCCCGTAGGGCGTGCCGCGCAGCCCGTGCTGGGCGAGCAGCGAGCGGAAGTCCCGCAGGTACGCGCCGAGCCGGGCGGGCGGTACGGCGCAGTCCTCCCAGCCCGGCCACGCCTCTCCCCCGTCGGCGCTGCGGGTGGCGGTGCCCGACGCGTCCTCCCGTACCCGCCACAGGGTCCGGATCCCGGCCGGGTCGTCCACGACCGTGCCGTCCAGGGCGTCGGCGGCGCGCATGATCCGCTCGGCGTGCGCGCGGGCCTCGGCGACGGTGGCGCCGCCGGTCTCCACGAAGAGCCAGGCGCCGCCGCGCGGCAGGTCGTGCGGGCCGGGGACGAGGTCGTCGGCCATGCCCTCGACGGTGAGCGGGTGGTACGGCAGCAGCCCCGCGGCCGCTTCGGCCGCCGCGCTCTCGTCGGGGTAGCCGAGGACCGCGAGCACCCGCGCGGGCGGCGAGTCCACCAGCCGTACGACGGCCTCCGTCACGACGCCCAGCGTGCCCTCGCTGCCGCAGAACGCGCGGGCGAGGTCGGTGCCGTTCTCCGGGAGCAGCGCGTCCATCGCGTAGCCGGAGATTCTGCGCGGGAGGCCGGTGGGGTAGCCGGTGCGCAGCAGGGCGAGGTTGCTCTCGACGAGGGGGCGCAGCCCGGTGGGGGCGCCGTCCCAGCCCTTGCCGAGCCGCAGGGAGGCGCCGCCGTACGTCGTGACCGACAGCTCGTGGACGTTGTCGGCGGTCGTCCCCCACGCGACCGAGTGCGATCCGCACGAGTTGTTGCCGATCATGCCGCCGAGGGTGCAGCGGCTGTGCGTGGAGGGGTCGGGCCCGAAGGTCAGACCGTGCGGTGCCACGGTGTCGCGGAGCCGGTCGAGGACCACTCCGGGCTGCACGACGGCGGTACGGGCCCCGGTGTCGACCGACACGATCGAGCGAAGATGCCGGGTGAGATCGAGGACGACGCCGATGCCCGTGGCGTTCCCGGCGATCGAGGTGCCGCCGCCGCGCGGCACGACGGGGACGCCGTGCGTACGGCAGATGTCGAGGGCCGCCGCGACGTCCGCCGTGTCGCGGGGTGAGACGACGCCCACCGGGACCCGTCGGTAGTTGGACGCGTCCATGGTGACCAGTGCGCGGGCGGCGGCGCCGAAGTCCACTTCCCCGCGGACGGCTCCGGCGAGGTCTCTGGCCAGCGCGGTGGTGGCCGCCGATGCCTGCGCCTTCGCGGGTGCCGTACGCGCCGTCGTTTCCCGGTTCCGGTTCCGCTGCCTGTGCTCAGCCATTCCCCCAGGATGCCCCGCCGGGCGCATCGCACCACATGTCGACGACGTGTCGGCCACGTCTCACGACGTGACCGCCGCCCTGACAGCCGTCGGAAAACGTCTAGGCTGCCGTCCGTGGCCGATATTCAGATTCCCGCTGACATCAAGCCCGCCGACGGTCGTTTCGGCGCGGGCCCCTCCAAGGTACGTACGGAGGCGGTCGACGCCCTGGCCGCCACCGGCACCTCTCTCCTCGGCACGTCCCACCGCCAGGCCCCGGTGAAGAACCTGGTCGGCGCGGTGCGTGACGGTGTGCGCGAGCTCTTCCAGCTCCCCGAGGGCTACGAGGTGATCCTGGGCAACGGCGGTTCCACCGCCTTCTGGGACATCGCGACGCACGGTTTGATCGAGAACAAGTCGCAGCACCTGACGTTCGGCGAGTTCTCGTCGAAGTTCGCGAAGGCGTCGAAGCTCGCCCCCTGGCTGGCCGAGCCGACCGTCATCTCCTCCTCGCCGGGCACCCGCCCGGACCCGGAGGCCGAGTCGGGCGTGGACGTGTACGCGCTCACGCACAACGAGACCTCCACCGGTGTCGCCGCGCCCGTCAGGCGTGTCGCGGGCGCCGACGAGGGCGCGCTCGTGCTGGTCGACGCGACGTCCGGCGCCGGCGGTCTGCCGGTCGACATCGCCGAGACCGACGTCTACTACTTCGCCCCGCAGAAGTCCTTCGCCTCCGACGGCGGCCTGTGGATCGGCGTCTTCTCGCCGGCCGCGCTGGAGCGCGCCGCGCGTGTCCACGGCTCGGGCAGGCACGTCCCGGAGTTCTTCTCGCTGCCGACGGCGATCGACAACTCGCTGAAGAACCAGACGTACAACACCCCCGCGCTCTCGACGCTCTTCCTGCTGAACGAGCAGCTGACCTGGCTGAACACCCAGGGCGGTCTCGACTGGTCGACCGCCCGCACGGCCACGTCCGCGCGCACGCTGTACGGCTGGGCGGAGTCGTCCAAGTACGCGACGCCGTTCGTGCTCGACCCGGCGCACCGCTCGCAGGTCATCGGCACGATCGACTTCTCGGACGAGATCGACGCCGCTGCCATCGCCAAGGTCCTGCGCGCCAACGGCATCGTGGACACGGAGCCGTACCGCAAGCTGGGCCGCAACCAGCTGCGGGTGGCGATGTTCCCGGCGATCGACCCGGCGGACATCGAGGCACTGACGGCGTGCGTCGACTACGTGATCGACAAGCTCTGACCCCACCCCGCGCCGTCGACCGGCCCCGTCCCCTTTCGTTGGGGGCGGGGCCGTCACTCTTGCGCGTGCATGATCACGTTCACGACGAATCGGGCTGTCCCGGCTTACGATGATGGTCTCGACAACAAGGTCACCGCTTACGCCGAGGCCAAGATCCCCGTCTACGTGATCGTCGACCGCAGACACACCCGACCGCACGTGCTCACCGACCCCGTCGCCGGCGACTACGCAAGCCACCGCATCCACGCGCCCGGCGAGCAGATCGTCCTCCCCGAGTCGATCGGCGCCGAGGTGAAGCCCGACGTCTCGGCCGTGCTCAAGACCGGGGAGCCCAGGAACGCGACCTGACGGTCACCGGCTCAGCCGCTGGAACCTCCGCACCGCCAGTGGGACGAACAGCAGCGTGATCGCCACCGGCCAGGCCACCGACAGCAGCAGTGCGTGTTCCTCCGGCCAGGTGCCGCCGCTCGCCACCGGGTTGCCGAACAGTTCCCGGGTCGCCGTCACCGTCGCCGACACCGGGTTCCACGCGGCGACCACGCCCAGCCAGTCCGGCATCAGGGACGGGGCGACGAAGACGCTGGAGATCATCGTCACCGGGAAGGCGACGGCGAAGAGACTTCCGGCCTGTTCGGGGCCCGGGACGACCAGGCCGAGCCAGACTCCGACCCAGATCAGCGAGAAGCGCAGCAGCATGAGCAGGCCGAAGGCCGCCAGGAAGGCGAGCAGGCCGCCGTCCGCGCGCCAGCCGATCGCCAGGGCTGTGAGCGCGAGGATCGCCAGTTCCGCGCACGCGGTGAGCATGTCCCCGACGCCGCGTCCCGTGACCACCGCCGACGGTGCCATCGGCATCGACCGGAAGCGGTCGTGCACTCCCTTGCTGGAGTCGGTGACGAAAGCGGTCGCCGTGTTCATGAAGCCGAAGGCCATCGTCATGGTGAACATGCCCGGCATCAGGAACTCCCGGTAGTCACCCCCGCCCGGCACCTTCATCGCGCTACCGAAGACATAGCCGTAGAGCAGCACGGAGACGAGCGGGAAGCCCAGCATCCAGAGGATGTAGGAGGGCTGGCGCTGATAGTGGGTCAGGCTGCGGCGTACGAGGTTCCAGCAGTCGGCCACCGCCCAGTAGGCGCGGCCGTGCGTGTCGTCCACCACCAGGCTCACCCCCGCGTTCTGATCCGTCCTCGGATCCGTGTTGGTGCTCATGCCGCCACCTCGGTCTTCGTCCTCTTCGTCGTCGTCGCGTCGGTCGGCGCCTCTTCCGAACGGTGGCCCGTCAGCCGCAGGAACACGTCGTCCAGGCTCGGACGGCGCAGGCCGATGTCCTCCGCCGCGATCCCCCGGTCCCGCAGCTCCCGCGCGACGTCCGTCAGCGCGGCCACCCGGTCGGTGACGGGCGTGTGCACCCGGCGTGCCTCGGTGTCCGTCGCCGGCACCGATCCCGCGACGCGTGCCACCACCTCGGCCGCCGCCGGGAGTTCGCGCTCGTCGTGGACGACGACCTCGATCAGGTCACCGCCCACGGTGTTCTTCAGCCCGTCCGGTGTGTCGTCGGCGATCGCCCGCCCCCGGTCGATGACCGTGATGTGCGAGGCGAGCTTGTCGGCCTCGTCCAGATACTGCGTCGTGAGCAGCACGGTCGTACCGCCCGCCACCAGCGCCCGCACGGCGTCCCAGACCTCGCCGCGCCCGCGCGGGTCGAGTCCGGTCGTCGGCTCGTCGAGGAAGAGGACCCGGGGCGCGAGGATCATCGACGCGGCGAGGTCGAGCCGGCGCCGCATACCGCCGCTGTACTCGCGCACGCCCTTGTCCGCCGCGTCCACCAGGTCGAATCGCTCCAGCAGTTCCCCGGCGCGCAGCGCGGCCCGCCGTCCGCCGAGGTGGAAGAGGCGGCCGAACATCTCCAGGTTCTGCCGGCCGGTGAGGATCTCGTCGACCGCCGCGTACTGCCCGGTGAGCCCGATCCGGGCGCGGACGGTGCGCGGTGCGGTGCGCACATCGGCCCCGGCGACCGTCGCGCGCCCACCGTCGAGCCTCAGCAGGGTGGCGAGCGCGCGTACGGCGGTGGTCTTGCCCGCGCCGTTCGGGCCGAGGAGGCCGTGCACGGTTCCGGTGCGTACGGCGAGGTCGAAGCCGTCGAGGGCGTAGGTGTCCCCGTAACGCTTGCGGATCGCTTCGGCGTGCACGGCGTATTCGGTCGCGTTGTCGTCGGTCACGGCGTGGTCGTTCACTGCCCCTCCAGGGAACTGAGTACGGTGTACCCAAGAAGCGTACATGGTACCCAGTTGATGTCCAGCCGTTTAGGCTGGGGCCATGGCGACGACGGAAAGCAGCGGCAGCGGCGACGTGTCCCGCAGCATGGAACTCCTCTGGGGCACCGGCGAGCGGGCGACCCGGGGACCCAAACCGGGGCTCACGCTCGACCGGATCGTCACGGCCGCCGTCGAACTCGCGGACGCCGAGGGGCTCTCCGCGGTCTCGATGCGCAGACTCTCCACGGAGCTGGGCGCGGGAACGATGTCGCTCTACCGCCATGTCCCCGGCCGGGCCGAGCTGGTGGACCTGATGCTGGACCGCGTACAGAGCGAGTCCGGTACGCCCACCGCCGAACCGGATCCCTCGGCCGCCCCCGGCTGGCGGAAGACCGTCGAGACGGCGGCCCGCGGCGAACTCGCCCTCTACCAGGCCCACCCCTGGCTGGTCTCCGTCAACCAGACCAGGCCCGTCCTCGGCCCCGGCGCCGTCGGCGGCATGGAGACGATGCTCACCGGCATAAAGGACATGGGCCTGACCGACCCCGAGCTGATCTCCGTGATCATCATGGTCAGCGGTTACGTCTCAGGCGTCGCCCGCACCCAGGTGCAGGCCGTCGAGGTCCAGCAGGCGAGCGGCATCAGCGACGACGAGTTCTGGAAGGCGCAGGCGCCGATCCTGTCGGCGGTGATGAACAGCGGGCGCTACCCGGTGATGGCCACGCTCTCGGAAGACGCGTTCGGCCCCGACTTCGACCACTTCGAGTTCGGGCTCCAGCGGCTGCTCGACGGCCTGGAGGTGCTGGTCGCGCGGCGCACCGGCGGCGGCTGAGCCGGTATCCGCTTCCTCAGCCGCTCTGCTTCCGGCGCCTGAACCCGAAGAACAGCACGGCGGCTCCCACGAGCACCACCGCGCCGATGGTGATGTTCCCGCTCTCGCCCCCGACGCCGTCCCCCGCCGCGCCGTCGCCCGTGCTTCCCGCGCCTCCGGACGAACCGCCCTCCTTGTCGATGTCGACGCGCTCGACCTGGCTGCGCGTCCCCTCCGTGCCGAACATCAGGGCCGACCCGTCCAGGGTGTACGTCACCGACTCGGCCTGCCCCTGGATCGGGGCCCGGACGCGGTGGTCGGCGCCCGGGCGGCCGTTCTTCCACACGTAACCGCGGGCGCTGAAGTACGAGCGCAGCAGCAGTTCCCTGCCGTCCGGCGAGAACGCGCCGTCGGTCACCCACGGCACCTCGCCGATGCGGGTGAAGGTGTTCGTGCCGTTCGCGGTGAGCTCGGCCGGGCCTTCGTAGAGGCCGCCACCGTCCTCGTTCTTCGAGGCGATGTAGAGGCGGCCGGTGGCGGGATGGACCATCAGCGCCTCGGCGTCGCGCGGGCCGTCCGCGTACCTCACGGTGTACTGCGTGGCGTCGACCGTCGCGTCCGCGAGCGTCTTCGGCTCGGGGAAGCGGTAGATCCAGACGTGGTCCCAGCTGCCGTTGAGGTTGTCGCCGATGTCACCGACGTAGATGTCTCCGTCGGCGCCGACGGAGATCGCCTCCATGTCACGGGGCTCGCCGACCCCGCGCATGGTGATCGTCGCGACGGTCTCGCCGGTCCGCGAGTCGATGCCGTAGACGAGGGGCTTGTCCTGGTCGTTGTGCGTCCAGTACACGCCCGGGTGCGCGCGGCTGGCGGCGAGACCGCTGGACTCGGTGATGCGCGGGTCCGTGATCCGGAAGCTCCGGTCGGGGTCGGCGGCGGGCGCGGCCGGTGCGGCTACGGCCGCCGGGCCGCAGAGCGCGCCCGCCGCGCCCGCCAGGACGAGCACCGCCGCCGCGAGGACGGACCGGACACGGCCCGCGCGCGGAACGGGGGGCGGAGACGGACGCACGTCCTTGACCTTGACCATGGGCCAAGACTGCCACCTCGCAGGCCGGGGACGGTCGTCCACCGGCCATCGGGGATGATGATCCGATGCGTTTCATGTTCGTCGGCGACTCGATGACCATCGGCCGCGCCGGCGACTTCACCTGGCGCTACCGGATGTGGCGGCACCTGAACGCGGCGTACGGCGGCCCGTTCGCGATCGTCGGCCCGCGCACCGGGCTGTACGACGCCCACGCCGACGCCCCGGTCTCGCACGCGTACGGCGACCCCGGCTTCCCCGCGAAGGCCTGGCCGCACCTCGCGGGCTGGGGCGAGGGCTGGCAGCACATGGCGCCGGTGGTCCGTGACGCCGTCGCCGCGCACCGCGCGGACATC
Proteins encoded in this window:
- the serC gene encoding phosphoserine transaminase, with amino-acid sequence MADIQIPADIKPADGRFGAGPSKVRTEAVDALAATGTSLLGTSHRQAPVKNLVGAVRDGVRELFQLPEGYEVILGNGGSTAFWDIATHGLIENKSQHLTFGEFSSKFAKASKLAPWLAEPTVISSSPGTRPDPEAESGVDVYALTHNETSTGVAAPVRRVAGADEGALVLVDATSGAGGLPVDIAETDVYYFAPQKSFASDGGLWIGVFSPAALERAARVHGSGRHVPEFFSLPTAIDNSLKNQTYNTPALSTLFLLNEQLTWLNTQGGLDWSTARTATSARTLYGWAESSKYATPFVLDPAHRSQVIGTIDFSDEIDAAAIAKVLRANGIVDTEPYRKLGRNQLRVAMFPAIDPADIEALTACVDYVIDKL
- a CDS encoding FAD-binding and (Fe-S)-binding domain-containing protein — encoded protein: MAEHRQRNRNRETTARTAPAKAQASAATTALARDLAGAVRGEVDFGAAARALVTMDASNYRRVPVGVVSPRDTADVAAALDICRTHGVPVVPRGGGTSIAGNATGIGVVLDLTRHLRSIVSVDTGARTAVVQPGVVLDRLRDTVAPHGLTFGPDPSTHSRCTLGGMIGNNSCGSHSVAWGTTADNVHELSVTTYGGASLRLGKGWDGAPTGLRPLVESNLALLRTGYPTGLPRRISGYAMDALLPENGTDLARAFCGSEGTLGVVTEAVVRLVDSPPARVLAVLGYPDESAAAEAAAGLLPYHPLTVEGMADDLVPGPHDLPRGGAWLFVETGGATVAEARAHAERIMRAADALDGTVVDDPAGIRTLWRVREDASGTATRSADGGEAWPGWEDCAVPPARLGAYLRDFRSLLAQHGLRGTPYGHFGDGCIHVRIDFDLLSTDGVRRFRRFSEDVAGLVVAHGGSLSGEHGDGLARSELLPKMYGDELTGLFGKFKDVWDPAGGLNPGSIARPARLDENLRFEVLPRSRVDVAFAYPHDGEADGVVGGDFSAAVRRCVGVAKCRVEGPSSGAGVMCPSFRATGDEQHSTRGRARLLHEMLAGEIVTDGWRSAEVKDALDLCLSCKGCRSDCPVGVDMATYKAEFLHHHYEGRRRPAAHYAMGRLPRWLRAAAPFAGLLNAGVRVPGVAALAKRAGGIAPERSIPRLAPLTFTRWLRRQRREMAGDPAVVLWPDTFTEHLSPSVGQAAVRVLDAAGVTHTLPPGKVCCGLTYVSTGQLDQARAVMRRTLDRMEPLLDRALPVVVLEPSCAAALKTDLPELLADDPRAARLAASVRTFAQTLEESAPNWRPPRVDRPVAGQTHCHQHSVLGDAAERRLRERAGLTGELSGGCCGLAGNFGFEKGHYDVSVACAEDQLLPAVRAADEGTELLADGYSCRTQLDQLSDGGARHLAEVLAEALGEAAGDEGPGDGTGGDGPGTGR
- a CDS encoding ABC transporter permease, whose product is MSTNTDPRTDQNAGVSLVVDDTHGRAYWAVADCWNLVRRSLTHYQRQPSYILWMLGFPLVSVLLYGYVFGSAMKVPGGGDYREFLMPGMFTMTMAFGFMNTATAFVTDSSKGVHDRFRSMPMAPSAVVTGRGVGDMLTACAELAILALTALAIGWRADGGLLAFLAAFGLLMLLRFSLIWVGVWLGLVVPGPEQAGSLFAVAFPVTMISSVFVAPSLMPDWLGVVAAWNPVSATVTATRELFGNPVASGGTWPEEHALLLSVAWPVAITLLFVPLAVRRFQRLSR
- a CDS encoding Uma2 family endonuclease, whose translation is MITFTTNRAVPAYDDGLDNKVTAYAEAKIPVYVIVDRRHTRPHVLTDPVAGDYASHRIHAPGEQIVLPESIGAEVKPDVSAVLKTGEPRNAT
- a CDS encoding ATP-binding cassette domain-containing protein, translating into MNDHAVTDDNATEYAVHAEAIRKRYGDTYALDGFDLAVRTGTVHGLLGPNGAGKTTAVRALATLLRLDGGRATVAGADVRTAPRTVRARIGLTGQYAAVDEILTGRQNLEMFGRLFHLGGRRAALRAGELLERFDLVDAADKGVREYSGGMRRRLDLAASMILAPRVLFLDEPTTGLDPRGRGEVWDAVRALVAGGTTVLLTTQYLDEADKLASHITVIDRGRAIADDTPDGLKNTVGGDLIEVVVHDERELPAAAEVVARVAGSVPATDTEARRVHTPVTDRVAALTDVARELRDRGIAAEDIGLRRPSLDDVFLRLTGHRSEEAPTDATTTKRTKTEVAA
- a CDS encoding TetR/AcrR family transcriptional regulator, encoding MATTESSGSGDVSRSMELLWGTGERATRGPKPGLTLDRIVTAAVELADAEGLSAVSMRRLSTELGAGTMSLYRHVPGRAELVDLMLDRVQSESGTPTAEPDPSAAPGWRKTVETAARGELALYQAHPWLVSVNQTRPVLGPGAVGGMETMLTGIKDMGLTDPELISVIIMVSGYVSGVARTQVQAVEVQQASGISDDEFWKAQAPILSAVMNSGRYPVMATLSEDAFGPDFDHFEFGLQRLLDGLEVLVARRTGGG
- a CDS encoding WD40 repeat domain-containing protein, whose translation is MVKVKDVRPSPPPVPRAGRVRSVLAAAVLVLAGAAGALCGPAAVAAPAAPAADPDRSFRITDPRITESSGLAASRAHPGVYWTHNDQDKPLVYGIDSRTGETVATITMRGVGEPRDMEAISVGADGDIYVGDIGDNLNGSWDHVWIYRFPEPKTLADATVDATQYTVRYADGPRDAEALMVHPATGRLYIASKNEDGGGLYEGPAELTANGTNTFTRIGEVPWVTDGAFSPDGRELLLRSYFSARGYVWKNGRPGADHRVRAPIQGQAESVTYTLDGSALMFGTEGTRSQVERVDIDKEGGSSGGAGSTGDGAAGDGVGGESGNITIGAVVLVGAAVLFFGFRRRKQSG